The segment TCCTCACATCCCTTCCCAGGGAGCAGGGGGGCAGGCATGGGCTCCCGGCTCTGCCACCTCTAAGGCATGAGAGTTATTTATTGTACCAGGAGAGTTTTATTCAGAGAcgctttttgttttctaaaaggcGACTATTTTTGGGGGGGCGGGCGGGTCCCCCACACCACGATCTATGCAATACGCGATTCTTCCAGCCAGCTTTTTTATGTGGGGGCTGCGGCCCCACCGCCGGCGGTTTCTATTAAAGACACGTGAAAGGAGCCTGGTGTGGTGCTTGGGGACAGTGTCAATCCCAGGAGATGTATCCAGGGCACCCAGCCTTCCCCAGCATCTGTGTCTGCCCACAGTAGTGATGGTCCAGAGGTACCTCCCCACCACCCAAATCCAGGCTGAGACCACCCAGGGCCTGATGCTGCCCCATCCCTTGGGACCATGACAGCCCACATAGAGTAAAAACCACCATTCTATCAACCAAACCTCCATGAAAGCCCATTTCTTGCAAAAAATAAGCATCTTCCAAGAGCCTGTGTCCTAAATCCACCAGTGGGCACAAATGTGGGCTGGAATCACCCCAAATCCAGGCTCGAACTACTCCAAATCTGGGCTCAGATCACCCAGAATCTCGGGTGGGACCACTCCAAATCTGTGCTGGAACCACCCCctgcctggcactgccccatcccACCTTACCAGGACCCCAACATCCCACACAGCCCCTACTCCACCCTTTTACCCCCCCAACTCTCATCCCTCCCCACCAATGCTTCCCCCGCGTGGTGACACGGGTGCATTAACCAAAGGCCAGCGCTGCCGGGGGGGTCAGAGCAGGTGGCACACGGATTTATTGATCGCCTTGGGGTGCTGGTGCCCCGGTACCCGCCTGGGGCAAGGGGCACAGGGCGAGCAGGGTTGAGGGGGGCAAAGCGCTGCCATTTCCATCCTCCCTCTGTGCACCGGGTGGGTGGGAATGGCTCCAAGTAAAACAAAtctctatatattttttctatatatatacaaatatataatatatatatctctgccgatatatatatatatctctcttctctctctctggaaagGATAAAAGGTTAATTTCTCTTCACATGCACAACCAAAGCCACCAACCCATGGGGACAGCGGGTGCCAAGGGACGCATGCCCTCGCCCACCGGCACCCCGAGAGCCCGGGGGGGCCACATCCTGCATCCCCAGGTTATTGCTGGTCAGGTCCCGTCCTGCTCCGGCAAACAAGTGGAGGGGgaagaagccaaagaaatgaAATCCCGCTGCAAAGCGCTGGCAAGCTCGTTGTCACCTGGCCGGTACCCAGCGCCACCCACCATGGGAACACAGAGGAGACGGTGGCATCACTGCAGGACCGTGGGTGCTGCggggtgggggtgggaggggaggcACAGGCACCCAGTTGAAAGGCAAAGTCTGGataaggccaaaaaaaaaaatgaaataaagagcaGCAACCACCCCCGAACTGGGTGCCTTGCCGGTGGCCCTCGGTGCCGGTGGCCGGTGCTGGCCCCTGGGTGCCACATGGGTGAGCTGGGGGCCAGGGACACTGTCATAGGGCTGTGCTCTCcgattcctcctcctcctgctgctgcagccccgagaGTCTCTGCGATGCCTCCAGCGGGTCCCGGCGCATGGTGGCATCCGGGGGGACATGGAGCGAGGGGACCTCAAAACGGAGCAGACCTGCGGGAGGGCAGAGCCATGGGGGACACTGCGGCAGGATGCCTCACCAGGGCTGGTACCACGTTAGTGCCACCAGCAGGGATGtcactgctgctccctgctctgTGCCACCCCACCCTGGCCAGAGCCTGTGACACCAGCACTGATGTCCCCACATGCTGCCTGTGCCGGTGCCATACTGGGGCTGCACTGGTGCCAGGGCCGCAGCCCCCCTGGAGAACAGTGCAGCCTGGCTCTGCGGGGTCCACAGGGGCTCAGTGTCACCTGCGCTGTCCCCATCTCGCAGGTCCCCAGAGGAGCAGAGTCCCCATGCCCAGCTTGGCCAAAGCCAGGGGCTCCCAGCTGTGCCCTCACTCCCCCAGCCTCTGTGTCCCACAGTGTCCCTGACGCCACCTGGCACTTCCAAAGCATGCCCCTGACTGTCCCCTCAAACAGCCCCACTGCTGCGaggacaccgtggggacacaCCGCAACAAACCCCAGGGACAGGGAGGTTGGGACAGCAGCACTGGCTTGTGCTCCATGGGGATGATGCCACCTTCCTGGGGACAGTTCTGCCATGTCAGAAACATTGCCaccctcctggggacattgTTGCCTTCCCAGGGTCATTATTACCTTGCAAGGGCCATTGTCACCTTCTTGAGTACATTGTCACCTTCCACTTGAGGATGCTGCCACCTTCCCAGTGACACTTCTACCTTTCCAGGGACATTGTCACCCTCCCAGGGACACAGCCAGCTTTCCAAGGATGTTGCCACTGTACACTGTCACCTTCCTGGGGTCATCATCACCCTCCCGGGGACAGTTCCACCTTTCCAGGGAGGATGCCACCTTCCTGGGGACATAGCCAACTTCCCGAGGATGCTACCATTCTCGAGCACACTGTCACCTTCCTGAGGACATTGCCACCCTCCCAGGGATGCTGCCACTTTCTTGGGGACACTGCAACCTTCTCAGGGACATCACCACCTTTTCCAGGGGACATAGTCACCTTCCTGGTGACAGTTCCACTTTTCCAGTGACACTGCCAACATCCCGGGGCCACCAGCACAACCGAACCCGGGGCCACCAGCAGCCGCCCCCCCGGGTTACCTGTCAGGGCTCCGTCCCCCGCGGTGTCCGTGCGGGGCAGCTCCGGGGTTTGGGGGGCGGCGGGGGTAGGGGGAggctgggggggcgggggcagcgaggggcggGGCCGCGTTTTGGGGGCGGGGCGAGATTTAGGGGCGGTGCTGGCGGGCGGGGGCAGgagcggggggggcgggggaggcggggggggggggcggggagggctGCGGGGGGAACAGGCAGGGCCCCGGGGAGGGCGCGGGGGGGCCGTAAGGGGAGGGGGTGCtagggggggtgggggagaggcTGGCGGGGGAGGGCTGCGTCCCCCCCTGCGGCGGGATGGGCGCCAGCTTCTTGGCCACTGCGAGAGAGACACGGGGGGTCAGGGTGCGGGGGGGGTCACAGCGAGCGGgaccccccacaccccccgccccgctcctaCCTTTGCGCGGGGCGTGCGGGCTCTGctcggcgggggcggggggggcggcgggcggcggctgCCCAGGCCCGGGGGAGAGCTCCTTGGGCTTTAAAGTGCTGGGGGGAGACGGGCGGAAATGGAGCGGAGACAGAACGGACCGGAGAAGAGCAGCAATGAAATAACAATACTtgtaaaaaggaaatgaaagaaaaatttaaagaaaataataagacaaaataataattagaaaaagaataaaaataaacaatttgaaataaaataatgcaaaatttaaaaaccccagaaaataataaaaatagttaaagaatgaaaaaggaaaaataaaataaaataaaataaaataaaataaaataaaataaaataataaaataaaataaaaatagaaaagaaacaaagaaaataataaaaataaataacttgaaaaggaaaatagaaataaatataacgcaaaataatacaaaaagatctgaaatagaaacaaaaaatggaatgcaataataaaatgaaaaataaatgaataaaaattaaaggaaaacaaaataatataaaataaaaatacgaatttaaaaaaattgaaccccccaaattaaaattaaaaaccaaatgaaaataaaatgtaaattaaaataaaattaataataaaaaatagaaaaaggaaaagtaaaaaaaaaggaaggaaggcgGCAGAGCCGCGAGGtcctgccccccccgccccccccgccgctcCTCCCGCTGCCCCCCCGCGCATCCCGGGCAGGGCCAGGGGGTCGCTCCCGCCTTAGCCCGTGTTTCTCGGCGCCCAGCCCGGCTGCGGGGCCCTGGGCCCCCGGTGACAGCGGTGACAggttcccccccccaccccgctgcGGTTCCCCGTTACCTCTCCGGGCCGAGTCCCGCGGCGTGGGCAGGGGGGCGGCTGCCCCGGGGGGGCGGCCCGGGGGGGAGCCAGATGGGGGAGCAGTGCCAGGGGGAGCGGGAGCAGCGGGGGGCGCAGGGCTGGGCGGGGGGGACGGGGCTGAGcggcgaggaggaggagcggGGAGGGGGAAGGCTCCGGGTGCAGCCCGGCCAGAGGGGACGGGGCCAGCagtggggggacagggggacccGCTTGTCCTcggggcgggggcggctggACCCGCCATCCAGCCAGGCAGACACCAGGTTAGCCCTGCTGCAAAATGTCCAGAAATGgcagaaaagaggcaaaaaaacaaaaaaaggagggaaaaataataaaagagcaGAAGCGTTGGTGaggggggggcaggggagaaCAGTGGTGGAGCCCTCACGGTGCTGAAATCCCCCCACCTCGTCCCATCCACAGCATGaccccagccagggctgccaccccacccatgggtgcaccccagggcagagcccggcttgcaggctgctgcagtgctCGGCTCCTCTTTTTCGGGCAGAAAAGTGGAATTTAGGTGCTTTCTCACATCTGGCCCATACAAATTACAGCCAGACACAGACTGTGGGCAGAGGAAGGGCTCGGGGGACTCTGGGCTCCTTCAGTCTTTTCCTTGCACCTCCAGCCCAAATTTCGCTACAGCCCAGCAACACCCAAAGTGAGACAGACAAGGGACCCACAGGAAAATCCCTGAATGTAGCACAGGTCCGgcaggacagggacactgcggtggctgcagggatgctgagcATCCTCTGCCCCCCGGATGTGGCTCCTCTCCCAGGGATGCTGAGCATCCTCTGCTCCCACTGTCcctgggctgctgctcctctgcctggGATGCGGAGCAtcttctcctgctgcctccagcaTGGCTGTGGGGTTGTTTTGCTGCTTGATTCACACACAGAGATGACAcccaggctggggacacgggggtgctGGTGGTCTTACCTTGTCCGCTCGGCTCCTGGGGGGAAGCCGAAGCTggtgggaggtggggagggggtggcTGAAATATCCGGTGACTGCTCGGGAATAGGTGAGTGGGGCACGGCAGGGAGCtcggcgggcggcgcggggggctGAGTGGCCGGTGGGGTGGACGATGCCTTGCGCACCCCCGAGGTGCCTCGGCGAGCCACCCACGAGGTGTCCATCACCCTGACGCCCAtgctgggggggacacagagacaGGCTGTCAGCCTGTTGGGAAGGGACTGCTGGCACTGTGTCATGGCTCCTTTGGGGTGCCTGGTCCCTAAAAACTCCTCTTCcaccaggcagctgctgggaatGAACCTCCACGGCAATAGGGTGGGGGTGGCAGTGTGGGACGTGCTTGTGTCACCCACCAGCCacctcccccttccccaggtACTGGCAGGTACCAGCATCCTCCCAGTAACCAcccagcatcctcccagcaCCACTGCAGAGGATACAGTACCTTTGGATTTTCCTAAGGCTGCATGGGCAGAAACACACGATTATTAGTGTAAAAAATAGCCCTAAAACCATACAATGCACAGGGTGAGAGCACAGTGCCTGGAAAAGGAGCTGCGATGTCATGGGGCTTTGAGGGAGGAGGCAGGGGGCACAGCAGGGACGGGGCTATGCTGGTGATGGGGAAAGCCCTGGGAACGTTTTTTGGAGATGGGGAGAGCCCTGGGGGTGTTTTTTGTAGCCGACCTGACCGGCTGCAGTCCCTGTGAGATGCATGGGGGCTGGTCATGCACAGTGCAGAGCTTTCCCCAGGAGCAGAGCCCACAgaccttggggacaccagggcatCTGACCTCATCATGGCACAGCCCCGGCGACATGCCACAGGCCACCCCACTCCCATCACCAGCAGGCTGGGGACAGACATCAAGCCCTGTGCTCACCCGAGCATCCCCAAGagcaggagagctggggggTCCTCCCACCCCAGGAGCACCCAACATCCACCAGCTCAGTGCCACTCCCACCAAGTGTGACGGCAATGCCACTGTCTCCCTCCCCCAAAACCCTGGCCCTGCGGAGACCCTACCCATCCTTCTTGTAAAACTCCAGCATCATGTTGTCTGTGGCCACACTGAGGGGCCGCCGTGTCTGGTCGTGCTGCCGCCGGTCGGCGTGGTCCATGTCCGGGGAGGGCATGGAGCTGTAGTTGGCGTTGTGGTTGACGTGCATGGGGCTGCCGTAGTTCCCCGTCACATTGAACTCAATGTctggggggtgcaggaagaaaggagaacgGGGGATGTTGGGTTGTGGGTCCTCAGTGAGGGGTGGGATGTGGGTATTGTCACTGCAGGAATTCTCAGGGGGTGCGGGAGCGGCTGGTTGGGCTCACTGCTGTGATGAGTCTTGCCAGATCTCCCCTTGAGCCCCAACCAAACCAAGGCAAGTGGGGGCTGgtgaaaataaatatggaaGCTCAGCAGAAGGACAataggacaaggaattactgaagAGAGTCCAGCTACAAAGGTGCTGAGGGTCTGGAGCATTTTTcttacaaggaaaggctgagagctggggctgttgagctggagaagagaagctgagagggatctgatcaatgggatcaatatctcagggtgggtgtcagaggatggaccagactctgttcagtggtgcccaacgccagggtgaggggcaacgggcacagactgaaacacaggaggctccatctgaacaggagcagaaacttgtttgctgggaggtgccagagcctggcccaggctgcccagagcgggtgtggagtctccttctctgagacattcaaagcccctggacccacctgtgtgatctgctctgtgaccctgcgtgagcaggggttggaccgggggatctgcagaggtcccttcagcccccACCAGCTTGGGATGCTGTGAttcagctcctgctccccaggaaggGCCAGGGGGTCCCCCAGAGCCCACCCCCCCACCATGGCCAAGGGACAGAGCCTACCTCCGGGGAAGAACCAGTCTGCATGCTGGATGAGCGGCTCGATGATGCCCACGATCTGCAGCGAGACAGTTGTCATCATCTCCGTCATGTTCCTGAGAGGTGGtgggcagcagctcagcaaccTCACCACAGCCTGGCCTTATTCCCGGTGGGATTTTTGCCCCCTCGacctccatccccagcatccCTGTGGCACAAACGGATCCCTTACCCGTCCGCCTGTGGCCAGAGGAGGTTGGGCCCCAGCACAATGGCCACATTGCTCGGTGTCATTTTATTTGTGTCCTGGTACTCGGTCAGCTTGGCCAGGAATTTAATCAGGTACCTGGAAAGCAGAGCCAAGATGTGTCGGTGTATCAGAATCACAGCcgccctgtcccctccccgggtcccactgtccccaggcTCACCTGATGTTGTTGTAGTTGGCTTTGGGCAGCTTCTCGCAGGCGCTCCAGAGAGCCTGCAGCCGCTTCTCCTGCTCCGGGATGCTGCGGAGATGTGGGCGAGAGGctcatccccatccccaacCCACCCTGGGGCTTTTGacccctgcagccctgcctttgGGGACCCAGCCAGACCCTTGGGCTGCTGCCAACATTATGTCAGTAAATTAACCCCCAAAACTCAGgcaaaatgagaaggaaatcaTTCAGCTGCAGGGTGGACTCTggtcctctcctcacttctgtGCAGTCCCCCCAAGGTTTGTCTTTTGGGGATGCATTTGCTTTGGAAAGGGAAATTACTGTAAACAGACCCCCAAAACAACAGCTGTCTCCCCCATGTGCCACCCTTGGGGACCGTTCCCTCCATTGAGCCaccaccatgtccctgctgtgcTCCAGCACTCCCAGGGCAGGTGGGGGACATGGTCAGATCCATATTCAGATACCATCGAGGTGGGTCCCACCCCAAAAGTGATGCTCCTTTTCCTACTTCCCTCTGCCCCTCTGTCACCTCCCATGGTGGCACAGGTTGGTGCCACCTCAGCTGGCCCAATCCTGCCGGGTTTGGGGTTTCCAGGGTGCAGAGCACCCCAGCAAAGCAGGCGGGAGCTCCCTTGGCCCCAGGTCCCCAGGGTCAGCACACCTGTCCAGAAATGGCACCAAGGGCTCACCCTaagctgctgagggagctcagcCACCtcggccagggtgctctggacCAtggtggggacaccatgggggacATTGAGGTCACCCTTGCTGCTGGGAGCCATGATGTTCAAGGAGCATCACTGGAATCCTCCAGGCTCTCAGATTCCAGAGAAACATCCCAAATGCTGTGAGCCACATCAGAAATAACTCATGACCCCCAGACCATCCATGGGGACCCAAAATGCCACCCCCCATGTCACGGAGGAGTGGTGGAGATGCCCCAGACTCACTTGGAGGCCTGGatccactcctcatacagctcaAATGTCATGAGGGGCTCTGGCAGCTCTCGCAGGTAGGACTTGAGGGCTCCTGTGACACATGGGGGACAAGGGCTCAGCAACGCAGGAGGTGCTGCGGGTGGCAGTGGCCACCAGTAACCAAGCGgttttgctcttcagcattttGACTCCCATCCCTCCCCACCCACATGTCTCCCAGCACCTGTTAGTCCCTCCAGCCTGGTGGAGGTTCCCACAGAGCCTCTCCTGATCAGCATCACCTCATCAGCGTCACCACCCTCATTAGTATCACCAGGGCCCTGAGGTCACCTCAGATTACAACTGCatccctgttttcttcctctcttgtgCCCAAAAGTGCTGCTCAAGCCCTTGGCTGGAGGGGACATATGGGTTGGGGTTTGTGCTCCTTGATGATGGCAACTCCTAAATGTCCCCACTGCCACCAAGAGCTGTATCTCTGCACCTGCATTTGTCCTCCTGTACACTCTGTCTTTGCTGTTCAAAGGCTTAGGAACAAATCAGAGAAGGGgtgaggtgggaagggaccacTAGATGGTCACCTAGTCCCAcgccctgctccagcagcaccacccAGAGCTGGTTGCCCATGACCATGTCTTGCTGGCTTTGGAGTATCTCTAAGGATTGAGACTCCATCACCTTCCTGGGCAACccgtgccagtgctcagtcacctaCATGTTGACAAAGTGTCTCCTGATGTCCAAAAGGAACCTCCCGTGGTTCACCTGGTGCCCATGGCCTCTGGtcctggcactgggcaccaACAGGAAGAGGTCTGGCTGCTTTGCACCCTCCCTGCATGACTTTATATCCATCCCGAGCCTTCTCTGCTCCTActgtcccagctcctccagcccttcCTCCTAGGAGAAATGCTCCAggcccttcagcatcttcatggCCTTTCACTGAACACTCCATTATGTCCAGGTCACTCTTGTTGCACCCAgcactggacccaacactgcaGGTGGGGCTTCCCCAGTGTTCAGCAGaggggaatcacagaatcatttgggttggaagagaccctcaaggtcatcaagtccaaccataacccacccctggcactgccccatgtcctgagaacctcatctctgactgtccaacccctccagggatggtgactccagcactgccctgggcagcctgttccaatgaaCATGAAGATGTTAGTCACACACAGTACCAACTACATCGCTagttactggcctccaactagacccCACACCAGCAATGACCACCCTCTGGGTCAGTGCCTGTGGGCTGCAGGGGCCACCACAGCACCCCCGCCCCGAGGAGCAGTACCTGCGATGGCGTGTGGGTCAGCCGAGTACTCCTGCACGTCCACCACGCAGCAGTCCAGTGCAGCCTTCAGCTTCTTCAGCTTGGAGGCTGAGGGAGCCACTCGGAAAAGACCCTTTGCAGAGGACACAGGAGGGTGTCAGACAAGCTTTGGGACCAGCGATGTCCCCAAAGGCCCCCTGGTTCCTCATCCCCCTCCATCATGGCCAGCGGCGGGTGGTGGGGCGCAGACGCACCTCCTCCTGCATGCCGCACTCCAGCAGCATGGTGACACACGCCTCCACCGGGAAGGCGATCTCCCGCCCGCTGACGGCCAGGTGCTCCTCCAAGGGCTTCCCGAAGGACGGCTTCTCCATCCACGCCTCTGTGACGGGCAGAGGGGGTgacaggaggggacaggacTGGATCCAGCATCCCCTCCCCAAAAAGGTGCTTGGATCACAGCATTTTGGCAGCAGAATATTACATGTGGATGTTGTTAAAACAACAGGACCCCACACTGCTGTCCTGGGTGGCTCGGGAAGGGCTTTTTAAAGATGAAAtccaaacaaaatgttttccagtcACCACACAGGACATTTTCAAAGGGGCTGGATAATGTTTTCCGGAGGGAGCAATCACAGGCAAACCTTTGCAATACATTCCCCCTTCTTCCATCACAGTTTGAGGCAGGAATATTTTGTGGgattgagagaaaaaaatagaatacaaatcactccctgctgtgctgcagtgatggCAGCACCCCAAGCCCTGCCCCGGGGAACGCGCTGTCCTCAGGCCATCGCGTGGGGCTGTCCCCAGCCTCGGTGTCCCAGCCCCAAGCTGCAAAGTGAAGCTCCCAGATCCCACCTTGGCGCTGGGTTCCCCCCCAGTGTTGAGCTCAATATTCTGGCAGGttctccccccatccccaggaTGCTGGTTGGATCCTGTGCCCTGAGACTGAGAGGGATGGGatgagatgggatgggatggggatggggatgggaatgggatgCCCTCTCCAGCGCCAGGACAGGTGGGATGCAGATTGTGGAGCACAGGGAGAATGCTCAGCTGCAAACCCAGCACCACGCCACAGGATGACAACGCAACCGCTCATCACCACGGTGAAGCCCCACACGGCTCCAGCGTGACACAGAGCCCTTGGCCTCATGCCTCATGCAGGACAGAGCCCACGGGCACTTACCCTGCTGGGCTTTAATCTGTGGCAGAACATTCTGCAGAAGCGCTAAGGATTTCCGATGGTACTCTGCCTGCACCTCGATCAGCTGTGGGGAGATGGCACCAGCTGTCACCCCCTGGCCTGGTACAGAGGAGTCTCGTGGGGACGGGTGGCACTTACGGTTTGAAAATAGTTTGCATAGTCTACTTCTTTGGCCACAAAATTGTACATGTCAGCCGAGAGCTGGTCCTGCAGAGAGCAGAGAATTAGTCACTGTCCCATTCATGCCGCCCTGATGCCACCATGATGGCCCTTTCTGAGGCCACCGGGAGGGACCAGCTCAGTGACAACAGGAGTTAGTTGGAAACAAGCCACAGCCCAAGGCTGCACATCCCAGTGGGCTGAACAGCACAAATTAAAACCCAAGAGGGTGAAGACCGGGATAAGAGGAAAGGCTGCAGGTTTTCTGCGGTCAAAGGTCTCCCTGTCCCAGCAAGGAGCGGCCCCCCGGTACCCTGCAGATCTCCACTCTGTTGGCCgcctcctccatctcctcccgCAGAGCGTCAGCTTTGGCGCCCGAGGGCTGCAGGTTGCTGGCCAGACCCGAGGACTTGGCCGACTGTTGCCACCTGCGGAGAGAAGACAGAGCTGTCACGGGGGGATGGGGACCTGCACAGAGCAGTGTCTGGAACCCAGGGCCCCATCTCAGCCAAGGCCACCACgctccccagggctgagcccatGGAGATGGTCCCAACCCAGGATGGGGTGCAGCACCCACTCCCAACCTCAGCGTCCCCACTCCCCGCAACTGGTTGCACGCACCCAGCTCTGATAAAGCAGTTTATTTCAGCAGAATGAGCCTCATCCaggcaggaggagagaggaaggtGATAGAAGAGCCTGGACATGATGTTGGGGACAACGGACACCTCCCAGACCtctccccagggcttggccAACTCAATGACAAAACCCAGAGTACAGCCCAAAGTCCCACCACAGTGTCTGGGACACAGAACAACCCCAAGGGACAGGCCTGCGCCATCCCAGCACTACTGTACAGCCGCAGGAGCACCCGGCTCTTTGAGCTCATGTAAGAACTCACCCAGGtagggaaaaagaggaaaaaaaataagatttgtgCCAGTAAAAAGtacaggcaaggaaaagggaTCTGCAGATTCTGCAGATGAGCAGAAATCTTGGCTCATCACAGAGCTTGGCTTCAAGGCACATGGTGACACGGCCCAGACTTATTGTCCCAAGGGAGCTGTGGTGCCAGGGCTATGGGACGTGCCCTCCCTGGCGCTACCCATCACTTGggagtttttctgttttataaagCAGCTTTGAAGCTGCTTCTTACCGCGTCCTGGAGGAGTCCATGTCCAGCACAAGCTTCGCCAAGTGCTTCCTCTGCTTTTGGATATTTGGGATTTCCACCTGCAGCAAGACAAAGGAATGGGAGGAGATAAACACCCTGgagaggtgacagggacagggggaaCCTGACTGTGACACTGTGAGATTGGGCAGGTGCCAGCCTGGTGGATAAGGATGGAGCTCATTAGTTTAACATCATTAAGGAGATGGCACCATTTGTCCCTCCTCCATGTCCCCACCGGGGCTGTGTCACCCCCCTGACATCCCTGACTGTAGAATCCACATCCCCAAGAGGAGCATCCTTGGGGGACCAAAGCTCCCTGCACTGGGGAGCGGGGGAAAGGCACGAAAAGGGCTTTTGGGGACAGCAAATATGAAGCCCCCATGCACAGACACCACTtggaaaaggagacagaaaaggcTGAAAGCCCTGAACACCAGCACAGTGATAAAGCTCTTGTTTCTGctggggaagagaaaatcagaaCCAAGCCTAAGACATTTTGTGAGATGTTAAAGTGGGGCCAAAAAGTGTCAGgtgaaatagaaaaacaaagttggcagcagagaggaaaagggggaaaaactTTATATAATATATCAAACAAGAGTGGGTCAGAAATAAGGGTGTTAGTACCTCTGCCTTCGGGAGAGGCAGAAAGGAGCACAGGCAGCGAGAGCGGAGCTTGGGGGGCCGATGGCCCCGCAGCAGCCCAGCGATGGAGCAAACGCTGCCCCAGGGGAAGCTTCAGCAAACGGCTCCGAGAGAAAAGTCACTCACCAGGGCCAGGAACCAAACACACCGCTGGAGCAGCGAAACCCTGTGTTCCCTGGGCTTGTTTGGGGTGTGAGTCCCCAGCATGGTGACACACTGAGCCCAGGACACCCACCCGCCACTCACCTCAGCCAGCACGAAGAGGGGCTCGATGACGTCCCGCTCCACCTGCAGCTCGAAGTGGATGAGCTCCTGCGCCAGCCTGTCCTCCGCCTCCCCGCACAGCCGCAGCATCTTCCTGCAagggcagcggcagcgctgggCACCACAGGGGACAGGCAGCCATCCCACACCCAGCAGTGTGGGTGACGGTCACCCAAAGCCCCTGGGGGTGGCGGCAGTGTTGTGGGACAGTGCTGCCTTGGCagggggatggagggagggtgGCAGTGCAGGGACTGTGGGCATCCCGCGTGTTAGGAAAATCTCGTTTCCTGACTTTTGTACTAATTATAGTCAGAAATTGTACAGACTTTCTTAATACAGATTATATTGTA is part of the Columba livia isolate bColLiv1 breed racing homer chromosome 18, bColLiv1.pat.W.v2, whole genome shotgun sequence genome and harbors:
- the ARHGAP44 gene encoding LOW QUALITY PROTEIN: rho GTPase-activating protein 44 (The sequence of the model RefSeq protein was modified relative to this genomic sequence to represent the inferred CDS: inserted 2 bases in 1 codon), whose product is MKKQFNRMRQLANQTVGRAEKTEVLSEDLLQVEKRLELVKQVSHSTHKKLTACLQGQQGVDADKRSKKLPLTTLAQCLMEGSAVLGDDSLLGKMLRLCGEAEDRLAQELIHFELQVERDVIEPLFVLAEVEIPNIQKQRKHLAKLVLDMDSSRTRWQQSAKSSGLASNLQPSGAKADALREEMEEAANRVEICRDQLSADMYNFVAKEVDYANYFQTLIEVQAEYHRKSLALLQNVLPQIKAQQEAWMEKPSFGKPLEEHLAVSGREIAFPVEACVTMLLECGMQEEGLFRVAPSASKLKKLKAALDCCVVDVQEYSADPHAIAGALKSYLRELPEPLMTFELYEEWIQASNIPEQEKRLQALWSACEKLPKANYNNIRYLIKFLAKLTEYQDTNKMTPSNVAIVLGPNLLWPQADGNMTEMMTTVSLQIVGIIEPLIQHADWFFPGDIEFNVTGNYGSPMHVNHNANYSSMPSPDMDHADRRQHDQTRRPLSVATDNMMLEFYKKDGLRKIQSMGVRVMDTSWVARRGTSGVRKASSTPPATQPPAPPAELPAVPHSPIPEQSPDISATPSPPPTSFGFPPGAERTSTLKPKELSPGPGQPPPAAPPAPAEQSPHAPRKVAKKLAPIPPQGGTQPSPASLSPTPPSTPSPYGPPAPSPGPCLFPPQPSPXPPPPPPPPPPLLPPPASTAPKSRPAPKTRPRPSLPPPPQPPPTPAAPQTPELPRTDTAGDGALTGLLRFEVPSLHVPPDATMRRDPLEASQRLSGLQQQEEEESESTAL